CGTCGTGAGACGCTTTCAGCAGGTCTTCGATTGTCGTTTCGTCAGCAGACATGCGGTGGTCAAGAGAGTCAGGTTTCGAGCGAATTCGTGTGCATTTTGCGGCGAAGCAATGGCAACCGCCAATGAAAAAATGCGGGCTGCCTTTCGAATCGGTCGGAGTCCCGCGGCTGCACTGTTAAAAAATGGTCCGAAAGAATCTAAGCTGCCGCCTCGAACGTCCCAAACAGCGTCTGACGAACGCAGACTATGATTCCTCAAAGCCGGCAGCACAATTCATGAAGGTACTGATCACCGAACACGAAATCCGCGATCGTGTGACCGAATTGGGGCAGACGCTAAGCGAAACGTACGCGGGACGTCCACTCACGATTCTGGGTGTGCTGACCGGCAGCATCGTGCTGCTGGCAGACCTGATTCGAGCGACCTCGGTGCCGTTGCGAGTCGCCCTCATTCAGGCGGCAAGTTACGGCGGTACGCGGACAACGGCTGGTGAGCTGACAATTAACAGTGCTCTTGTCCCCGACCTTCGCGGTCGCGACGTAGTCATTCTGGACGACATCTTCGACACCGGCAACACGATGGTCGGAATGCTGGAAGCGGTGCAGGAATTTGAGCCCCAGAGTATTCGGTCGGCCGTGTTGTTGTGGAAGACGGATCGCACTGTCGTGGATGTCGAACCGGATATCTACGGGTTTAAGATTCCCGATGAGTTTGTGGTCGGATACGGTCTGGACTACAACGACGAATATCGCCATCTGCCATATATCGGTGTGATGGAAGAGGAAGACTTGAAACACGCGAGCGGGAATTAAACCGAGGTCCTCGCACGGCTGGGAAACTTCTAGCGCCTGATCTGCAACCAGGGCTGGATGTTTCGATCAGGATTGAATAACCGGACACAAACATGCAACGACGCAATCGCACAACCTCACGAATTCTATCCTGCCTGCTGTGCCTCATCACCGCCTCTGTGGCAGCCGCCGATCGCAAGCCGAACGTTATTCTGATTCTGGCCGACGACCTGGGCAGCGTCGACCTGAATTGCTACGGAGCCAACGACCTGGCAACTCCAAACCTGGACGCCCTGGCCGATCGCGGTATCCGGTTCACTCAGTTCTATGCGGCTGCTCCCGTGTGTTCGCCTTCGCGAGCCGCCTTTATCACCGGCCAGTACCCTCAACGAGCAGGTGTGCCGGGCAACGTTTCATCGAAGGCTGGCAACACGGGAATGCCGGTGGCGACGCAGACGGTCGCCGAACTTTTTGGAGCAAACGGTTACGTGGCGGGGCACGTTGGGAAGTGGCATCTTGGCTACACGCCCGCCACGATGCCCAGCGGCCAGGGCTTTGTAGAAACGTTCGGCCACATGGGCGGGTGCATCGATAATTACTCGCACTTCTTCTATTGGAACGGCCCCAATCGCCACGACCTGTGGCGCAATGGCAAGGAAGTGTTTCACGATGGCGAGTACTTTCCGGACCTGATGGCGAACGACGCGATTCGATTTATCGAACAACACCGCGAACAGCCCTTCATGCTGTACTGGGCATTAAACACGCCTCACTATCCACTGCAGGGAACCGACAAGTGGCGGAAGCACTACGCCGACCTCGACGCACCCCGAAAAATGTACGCGGCCTTCGTATCGACCACGGATGAGATCATCGGTCGCTTGCTGGCAAAGCTGGACGAACTGAAAATGCGTGAGAACACGATCGTCGTGTTTCAGTCGGATCACGGCCACAGCACAGAAGAACGCACGTTCGGCGGCGGCGGTTCAGCCGGACCTTATCGAGGTGCGAAGTTCAGTTTGTTTGAAGGTGGCATTCGAGTTCCCGCGATGGTTTCGTGGCCGGGCCACATCCCGCAGAAATCAGTGCGGCACCAGATGGCAACCGGCTGCGATTGGCTGCCGACTCTGGTTTCTCTTTGCGACCTGGACGCCGGCCAGCGTAAGTTCGACGGGAAAGATATCTCATCCGTGCTAAAGTCGGCTGACGCGCCGTCGCCTCATAAAGTCTTCCATTGGGAATCCGGGGGCGGCAAAAACAACCGACAATGGGCGGTACGAAAAGGCGACTGGAAGCTGATCGGAAACCCGAACGACACAAGCAACAAGGCAGCGTTGACGCAAAACGACCGACGTTTTCTGGTGAACCTGAGCGATTCTGTTCACGAGCTGGAGAACACCGCTGCACAACATCCGGAGATCGTGAAGGAACTGGAACAGCTTCATGACGACTGGATCAAAAATGTCACTCAATGAAGATGAAGCTGCCGCTGCGATGGCGGCGAAGTGGAAGCCGCTGATCGCCGCGCTGATCATTGTCGCTCTTGTGCTGCGCATCATGGCGGCGATTCTGGTCGAACGTCACGTACAAAACGCCGGGCGACCGTTCTTGATTGAAGGCGATGCCAATGGCTATTGGGAGCTGGCTCAAAAAATCGCGACGGGACAGGACTACGCCATTCATCAGCCGCCGCGCTATGTTTTACGGATGCCCGGCTTTCCGTTGTTGCTGGCAGCTTCCATCCGAATCTTCGGCGACAATGTGTTTGCGGCTCGAATTGTGCTTGCCGTTGTCGGCACGGCCTGCTGCTGGCTGACGTATCGCCTGGGAAGTTTGGTCCACATGCGCCGCACCGGTTTTTGGGCGGCCATGTTTGTCACCATCAATCCGCTGCACATCGGCAATAGCGTTCTGGTCCTCTCCGAATCGTGGTTCACGTTTTGGATGCTGTTAAGTCTGCTCGCACTGGTGAAACTGGTTGATCGATTTTCTGCTCCGAAAAAATTGCCAGAGAATGCCGACGCTGCTCCCGCTGTGCCTTCGCTGGGGCCATTAGTCACGCAGTCCTGTTGGGCCGGAATACTGATCGGCGGTGCAGTGCTGGTCCGTCCCGGATTTCTGCCGTGGCTCGCCTTGGCGGCTTGTGGCGTGCTGTTTTTGCTGCGGCGAACGGTAGCGATTCGCAGTTTGTCGGCGGGCTGTATGGTGGCGGGCTGTTTTGTCGTACTGTTCCCGTGGGCCGCGCGAAATGCGGCCGTGACCGATCATTGGGTTTTCACGTCGCTCTGGTCGGGTCCCAGCTTGTACGACGGCTGGAATCCTGACGCCACAGGTGCCAGCGACATGCGGTTTTTCGACGACGAGCAGGTGATGGCCAAACAGGGCCTGTCGGAATTTGAGATGAATGAGCACTACAAACAGCGAGCGTTCGCGTTCGCCACATCCAATCCCGGCCGAGTGCTGGAACTGGCGGCCATCAAAGCGGGCAAGTTTCTGAGCCCGGCACCTAACGCAACAAAGCAGGCGGGATGGGTAATCGAGGCCGCCTTCGTGGCAGTCTGGGCAACTTTGGCGGTGCTGGCGATCGCTGGTCTCGTGAGTCGCCAGTGGGACGGTGTTGGAATTTTAGTGAC
This DNA window, taken from Fuerstiella marisgermanici, encodes the following:
- the hpt gene encoding hypoxanthine phosphoribosyltransferase, whose translation is MKVLITEHEIRDRVTELGQTLSETYAGRPLTILGVLTGSIVLLADLIRATSVPLRVALIQAASYGGTRTTAGELTINSALVPDLRGRDVVILDDIFDTGNTMVGMLEAVQEFEPQSIRSAVLLWKTDRTVVDVEPDIYGFKIPDEFVVGYGLDYNDEYRHLPYIGVMEEEDLKHASGN
- a CDS encoding sulfatase family protein encodes the protein MQRRNRTTSRILSCLLCLITASVAAADRKPNVILILADDLGSVDLNCYGANDLATPNLDALADRGIRFTQFYAAAPVCSPSRAAFITGQYPQRAGVPGNVSSKAGNTGMPVATQTVAELFGANGYVAGHVGKWHLGYTPATMPSGQGFVETFGHMGGCIDNYSHFFYWNGPNRHDLWRNGKEVFHDGEYFPDLMANDAIRFIEQHREQPFMLYWALNTPHYPLQGTDKWRKHYADLDAPRKMYAAFVSTTDEIIGRLLAKLDELKMRENTIVVFQSDHGHSTEERTFGGGGSAGPYRGAKFSLFEGGIRVPAMVSWPGHIPQKSVRHQMATGCDWLPTLVSLCDLDAGQRKFDGKDISSVLKSADAPSPHKVFHWESGGGKNNRQWAVRKGDWKLIGNPNDTSNKAALTQNDRRFLVNLSDSVHELENTAAQHPEIVKELEQLHDDWIKNVTQ
- a CDS encoding ArnT family glycosyltransferase, yielding MTTGSKMSLNEDEAAAAMAAKWKPLIAALIIVALVLRIMAAILVERHVQNAGRPFLIEGDANGYWELAQKIATGQDYAIHQPPRYVLRMPGFPLLLAASIRIFGDNVFAARIVLAVVGTACCWLTYRLGSLVHMRRTGFWAAMFVTINPLHIGNSVLVLSESWFTFWMLLSLLALVKLVDRFSAPKKLPENADAAPAVPSLGPLVTQSCWAGILIGGAVLVRPGFLPWLALAACGVLFLLRRTVAIRSLSAGCMVAGCFVVLFPWAARNAAVTDHWVFTSLWSGPSLYDGWNPDATGASDMRFFDDEQVMAKQGLSEFEMNEHYKQRAFAFATSNPGRVLELAAIKAGKFLSPAPNATKQAGWVIEAAFVAVWATLAVLAIAGLVSRQWDGVGILVTVGPLLLFLLVHMVFVGSVRYRLPVEFPLSVLAAIGWRWLVLKRGGSAGNSSPTSPA